tcgatagaaatggacataacaGGGAAATTGCAAGAACATGCGCGTGCGAAGCGTATCGCTGAAAAGAACCGGACTCCAATATCCACTTTAAACTTCTGGTTTTTCTCTGTCGCAGCTCGGCGAGTAACCGTATCATCCACGCCAAGGATCATGCGTCTATACAGCTGAGCCTGGCCGATGTCGATCCGGAAACGGGACGCATGACCGATACCCACAAGATGTACGCAATCTGTGGAGCAATTCGTCGAATGGTACGTTCAAGTTACTTGTATACATAtagggtgcgttcagccgatactccgctagtctagcaatcgtgagcagtcgctcgttttcgctcgtttcctctccttttaatccattgggtcaaaggagaggaaacgagcgaaaacgagcgactgctcacgattgctaggctagcggagtatcaaCTGAACGCACCCATAGATTTATGTAGCTTATTCGTTGGTATCTTcctaaatacaaaattatactgttatttgattgatataatatttctgc
This genomic stretch from Temnothorax longispinosus isolate EJ_2023e chromosome 9, Tlon_JGU_v1, whole genome shotgun sequence harbors:
- the Rps21 gene encoding small ribosomal subunit protein eS21 — its product is MENDLGNLVDLYIPRKCSASNRIIHAKDHASIQLSLADVDPETGRMTDTHKMYAICGAIRRMGESDDCIVRLTKNDGLLSKNF